AGGCGCAAGGCGGTGTCCCCCGTTACAGAGCGTCGTCCGTTCAGGATTTCTGTAATACGGTTTGTGGGCACCTTGAGCTGGCGGGCAAGTTCCGCAGCGCTCATGTGCAGTTCTTCAAGCTGTTCAGCGAGATGTTCGCCGGGATGTATAGCGGTGCGTCCCATAATTATATCTCCTTAATGATAGTCAACGATCTCAACATTTGTCGGTCCCTTTGTTCCCTTGAGCCACTCAAAGCATATCCGCCACTGGTCATTGATACGGATACTGTACTGACCCTTGCGGTCTCCCCTGAGTGTCTCCAGATGATTACCGGGCAGATCCAGGTCAAGCAGCGACATGGCCGATTCGAGCTGGTCGAGCTTCATTTCCGCCTTATGTTCGATGCCCTCAAAGGCTTTAATCCGGTTTCCTGCGGCAAACTCCCGGGTCCGCTTGTCTCTGAAGCTCATGATCATCTTTTATTATAATTTGAGTTATGCGTTACGTCAAGCATAATGCTACATCTTGCGAAAAACGTAATCGGGGTTGTAGCAGCAAAAGAGAAGAAAACAACACTAAGCCCTCTTTTTCATTGATTGCCGAATTTGATCATAACCCAATCGGTGCGGCAAGACGACGTCAGACTCGCAAAAAAAACAGGCCCAAGGCGCTGAATACCGATAAAAGAAAGTTTACCGTAAGGCTATACGATGAGTAATAATATAATCATGTAATATCAACTACTTATTATATTATTAAAGTCTGAATACTGATTGACATCTAATTCTTTATAGTTCCTCTTGTATCAACACAGCCCCCAAATATCTTGACATGCCCGATAATACCTTGTAGCATTATCCAGTTAGAATAAACCATAAGGAGAGCTTAATATGTCGAATGTAATCAACCCGTTTAACTTGGGGAGCGTGCTAACAGACAATAAGTTTTGTAACAGGAAGAAGGAACTCGACGACCTCCTGACCCATGCAAGAAATTGTGTTAATGTTGTACTGTTCTCTTCACGGCGTCT
The nucleotide sequence above comes from Pseudomonadota bacterium. Encoded proteins:
- a CDS encoding HigA family addiction module antitoxin, giving the protein MGRTAIHPGEHLAEQLEELHMSAAELARQLKVPTNRITEILNGRRSVTGDTALRLGHFFGTNPEFWMNLQKLYEIRLAESKSGKMIRDLPTISKAMNARRSDSHPRPV
- a CDS encoding type II toxin-antitoxin system RelE/ParE family toxin, yielding MIMSFRDKRTREFAAGNRIKAFEGIEHKAEMKLDQLESAMSLLDLDLPGNHLETLRGDRKGQYSIRINDQWRICFEWLKGTKGPTNVEIVDYH